A part of Dehalogenimonas sp. W genomic DNA contains:
- a CDS encoding glutaredoxin family protein codes for MAKIKVDGAAKGDIMLFALSTCVWCGKTKKLLGELGVAYSYEDVDLLQGDQRSSAVKELTQWNPASSFPTLVLNGEQAIVGFKEEEIRQALK; via the coding sequence ATGGCTAAGATTAAAGTGGATGGCGCCGCCAAAGGCGATATTATGCTTTTCGCTTTGTCAACCTGTGTCTGGTGCGGCAAGACCAAGAAGCTTTTAGGCGAATTAGGAGTGGCGTACTCTTATGAAGATGTTGATTTGTTACAAGGTGACCAGCGATCTTCGGCAGTCAAGGAATTAACACAATGGAATCCGGCCAGTTCTTTTCCTACGTTGGTGCTTAATGGTGAGCAAGCTATCGTCGGCTTCAAAGAGGAAGAAATCCGGCAGGCGCTGAAGTGA
- a CDS encoding ferredoxin-thioredoxin reductase catalytic domain-containing protein, translating to MKDSQVTAEAIDQLYQQLNTDAESGGYHLNPDVPFTRSLLEGLLVNADRYGYQACPCRLASGEKAEDLDIICPCDYRDPDISEYGACFCGLYVNTAIKQHKQTLKPVPERRGQEMTAPKETAGGGVTIKLSQPVWRCKVCGYLCARPEAPDTCPICKVPKDRFERFI from the coding sequence GTGAAGGATAGTCAGGTTACCGCCGAGGCCATTGACCAGCTCTATCAACAACTGAATACTGACGCAGAGAGCGGCGGCTACCATCTGAATCCGGATGTTCCGTTCACCAGGTCACTTCTTGAAGGTTTGCTGGTCAATGCTGACCGGTACGGTTATCAGGCGTGTCCCTGCCGGCTGGCTTCAGGGGAAAAGGCTGAGGATCTGGATATCATTTGCCCCTGTGATTATAGGGACCCCGATATCAGCGAGTACGGCGCTTGTTTCTGCGGCTTGTACGTCAATACGGCAATTAAACAGCATAAACAGACTTTGAAACCGGTACCCGAAAGGAGAGGTCAGGAAATGACGGCCCCAAAAGAGACCGCAGGCGGCGGTGTTACAATCAAGCTATCCCAACCAGTGTGGCGATGTAAGGTCTGCGGTTACCTGTGCGCCCGGCCGGAAGCCCCGGATACCTGTCCTATCTGCAAGGTGCCCAAGGACCGGTTTGAGAGATTCATCTAG
- a CDS encoding DUF2178 domain-containing protein, with protein sequence MNSKAVNSVSYIIGAAAILMVGNLIVMTLFDSALPFILIPFILALFFALFIGCRQRTGKIADDERVRSENDKSARNAFLAALLIFYTVSFEVIVDDTKF encoded by the coding sequence GTGAATTCCAAAGCGGTTAACAGTGTTTCTTATATCATTGGGGCTGCGGCTATTCTTATGGTCGGTAATCTAATCGTTATGACACTTTTTGATAGTGCTCTACCATTCATCCTGATACCGTTTATTTTAGCATTGTTCTTCGCTCTTTTTATCGGCTGCCGACAGAGAACGGGGAAGATAGCCGATGATGAAAGAGTCAGGTCGGAAAACGACAAAAGTGCCAGAAATGCATTCTTGGCTGCTCTGTTGATATTCTATACTGTTTCCTTCGAGGTGATTGTTGACGACACCAAGTTCTAA
- the trpS gene encoding tryptophan--tRNA ligase, with translation MKKRVFSGIRPTGRIHLGNYLGAVQNYVAMQDEYDCIYSVVDIHALTTLEDTHLLKDNVREQVIDLLAAGLDPDKCILFVQSHVPEVTELFTLLGMATPLSWLLRVPTFKEKVRLQPHNVNYGLVGYPVLMTADIVLYKAEAIPVGEDQLPHLELAREIVRRFNEHFGPIFLEPQGKLTNFPMVVGLDGRDKMSKSLNNHIELAATAEETLKKVMSAVTDPARRLRSDPGHPEVCNVYKLHQHFSPEVIENIAVECRSAARGCVDCKKQLGAAINAYLTPLRARRAEIAADQAYVDKVIREGAAKAQAIAKVTITEVKQRMGLL, from the coding sequence ATGAAAAAACGTGTATTTTCCGGAATCCGCCCTACCGGCCGGATTCACCTGGGTAATTATTTGGGAGCGGTCCAGAATTATGTCGCCATGCAGGATGAATATGACTGCATTTACAGTGTAGTAGATATTCATGCGCTGACCACGCTGGAAGATACCCACCTGTTGAAAGATAATGTCCGCGAACAGGTCATAGACCTGCTGGCAGCCGGACTTGATCCCGATAAATGCATCCTTTTCGTCCAGTCGCATGTGCCCGAAGTGACGGAACTGTTCACCCTGCTGGGGATGGCAACCCCGCTCTCCTGGCTGCTCAGGGTGCCGACCTTCAAGGAAAAGGTACGGCTCCAGCCCCATAACGTCAACTACGGCCTGGTAGGTTACCCGGTGTTGATGACTGCGGATATCGTGCTTTACAAGGCCGAAGCCATCCCGGTCGGCGAAGACCAATTGCCGCACCTGGAACTGGCCCGGGAAATCGTGCGCCGTTTTAATGAGCACTTTGGACCAATATTCCTCGAACCCCAGGGAAAACTGACCAATTTCCCGATGGTGGTTGGCCTGGACGGTCGGGATAAGATGAGCAAGTCACTCAATAATCACATTGAGTTGGCTGCCACGGCTGAAGAAACCTTGAAAAAAGTAATGAGCGCCGTCACCGACCCGGCCCGACGCCTGCGTTCCGACCCCGGTCATCCGGAGGTCTGCAACGTGTACAAACTACACCAGCACTTCAGCCCTGAGGTCATTGAGAATATCGCCGTTGAGTGCCGCTCCGCCGCCCGCGGTTGTGTGGACTGCAAAAAGCAACTGGGGGCCGCCATCAATGCCTACCTGACGCCGCTCCGTGCCCGCCGGGCTGAAATAGCCGCCGACCAGGCATATGTGGACAAGGTTATCCGAGAAGGCGCGGCAAAAGCGCAGGCCATCGCCAAAGTAACCATCACCGAGGTCAAACAGCGAATGGGACTGCTTTAG
- a CDS encoding MerR family transcriptional regulator, whose product MAESNTNTGVYQIGEVARRSGVSVRTVRFYEQKGLLETPQRTSGGMRLFDDRDVSRVKLVRRLRNVGLDLEEIRDVMVSDGVDRSERVDHTLEVLRLEAERSRQRIAELHRESEEREALISLVSQCVTCDVADCPAECPPQQHVI is encoded by the coding sequence ATGGCTGAATCCAACACTAATACAGGAGTTTACCAGATTGGCGAAGTCGCCCGGCGCTCCGGTGTGAGCGTCCGGACCGTGCGTTTCTATGAGCAAAAGGGATTACTGGAAACTCCGCAGCGGACTTCCGGCGGAATGCGACTGTTTGATGACCGTGACGTCAGCCGGGTCAAACTCGTCCGGCGTTTGCGTAATGTCGGGCTTGACCTTGAAGAAATCCGCGATGTCATGGTCAGCGACGGGGTTGACCGCTCTGAACGGGTGGATCATACCCTTGAGGTTTTGCGTCTGGAAGCCGAGCGCAGCCGTCAGCGTATTGCGGAACTTCACCGGGAGAGCGAAGAACGGGAAGCGCTGATTTCTCTGGTTTCGCAGTGCGTCACTTGTGATGTCGCCGACTGTCCGGCGGAATGTCCGCCGCAACAACACGTAATCTAA
- a CDS encoding flavodoxin, with protein sequence MGKIVISYQSFTGSCKALAEAAAEGVAQAGGQAEVKNITETKAADLASADAFVLVTTQPFQSLAGDTKKFFETVWPAREEVKKGLTFAAIICHANEATDSAAALDKFATYLGWKKFGDWVLAAPAELEKGKISARQLGIAVAQGG encoded by the coding sequence ATGGGTAAAATCGTCATCTCTTACCAATCCTTCACAGGGAGCTGCAAGGCACTGGCTGAAGCCGCGGCCGAGGGCGTCGCTCAGGCCGGCGGTCAGGCTGAGGTTAAGAACATCACTGAAACCAAGGCGGCTGATCTGGCCAGCGCCGACGCCTTCGTCCTGGTGACCACCCAGCCGTTCCAGTCTCTGGCCGGCGACACTAAAAAGTTCTTTGAGACCGTCTGGCCGGCTCGGGAAGAAGTTAAGAAGGGCCTGACCTTCGCGGCTATCATCTGCCATGCCAATGAGGCCACCGATTCCGCGGCGGCACTGGACAAATTCGCCACTTACCTGGGCTGGAAAAAGTTCGGTGACTGGGTACTGGCGGCGCCGGCAGAGCTGGAAAAAGGCAAGATCAGCGCCCGGCAGCTCGGTATCGCGGTCGCTCAAGGCGGCTAG
- a CDS encoding Lrp/AsnC family transcriptional regulator encodes MLKQEILKILETDARTTPENIARMTGGSITEIKQIIKDAEDDRTIVRYKTVVNWEKVSNERVEAIIEVRVVPQRDTGFDSIAERIYRFPEARTVYLMSGTYDLAVLVTGKTMHQVANFVSQKLSQIDGVMGTTTHFMLKRYKEDGEILAGSEEVQRQQVVL; translated from the coding sequence ATGCTTAAACAGGAAATCCTGAAGATTCTGGAGACTGACGCGCGGACAACTCCTGAGAACATCGCCCGCATGACCGGCGGCAGCATTACTGAAATCAAGCAGATCATCAAAGATGCTGAGGATGACCGAACGATTGTCCGCTACAAGACCGTGGTCAACTGGGAAAAGGTGTCCAACGAGCGTGTTGAGGCCATTATTGAAGTCCGTGTCGTGCCGCAGCGGGATACGGGGTTTGACTCCATCGCCGAGCGCATTTATCGTTTCCCGGAAGCCAGAACGGTCTATTTGATGTCTGGAACCTATGACCTGGCGGTGCTGGTTACTGGCAAGACAATGCATCAGGTAGCCAATTTTGTCTCCCAAAAACTGTCCCAGATTGACGGGGTTATGGGGACAACCACTCATTTTATGCTCAAACGTTATAAGGAAGACGGGGAAATCCTGGCTGGCAGTGAAGAAGTGCAGCGTCAGCAAGTGGTCCTTTAA
- a CDS encoding metallopeptidase family protein: MNRERFSELVTQALDNLPEAFLELLDNVEITVDDYPDRHQLQGDDDCMSLLGLYEGVPLTERGAHYNLVLPDKITIFQKPIEAICHTDADIIDQVETTVRHEVAHHFGLSDEELDQIEENRASS; encoded by the coding sequence ATGAACAGAGAACGCTTTTCAGAACTGGTAACTCAGGCGTTGGACAACCTGCCCGAGGCGTTTCTAGAGCTGCTGGATAACGTGGAAATTACGGTAGACGACTACCCCGACCGCCACCAGCTCCAGGGTGATGATGACTGCATGAGCCTGCTGGGTTTATACGAGGGCGTTCCGCTAACCGAACGCGGCGCTCATTACAACCTGGTACTGCCCGACAAAATCACCATCTTTCAAAAACCCATTGAAGCCATTTGCCACACCGATGCCGACATCATTGACCAGGTGGAAACCACCGTCCGTCACGAGGTGGCACACCATTTTGGGCTGAGTGATGAGGAACTGGACCAGATTGAGGAAAACCGGGCTTCAAGCTGA
- the purU gene encoding formyltetrahydrofolate deformylase, whose amino-acid sequence MSTVILKVNCQDKKGIIAAVSGFISGHNGNIITLDEFVDRDTNTFFMRVEWDISKFTLQRAYISTAVTNLAAENNFGGNWELYFTDDLPKMAIMVSRFDHCLWDLLLRHKAGELNCRIPLIISNHEDLRYIADFYGIAYQYVPKTTENKAEAEQTEFALLDNAGVDFIVMARYMQVLSPDFLNRYHNRVINIHHSFLPAFEGAKPYHRAFERGVKIIGATAHFATVDLDKGPIIHQATLPISHQDTVNDLITKGRDIEKRVLSDGVKLYIANRVFVHGNRTIIL is encoded by the coding sequence ATGAGCACTGTTATTCTTAAGGTTAACTGTCAGGATAAAAAAGGCATTATTGCCGCTGTTTCCGGTTTTATCTCCGGTCATAACGGGAATATTATCACCCTGGATGAATTTGTTGACCGGGATACCAACACTTTTTTCATGCGGGTGGAATGGGATATCTCCAAATTTACCCTTCAGAGAGCCTACATCAGCACGGCTGTTACCAACCTAGCCGCCGAGAATAATTTCGGCGGTAACTGGGAGCTGTATTTCACCGACGACCTGCCCAAAATGGCTATCATGGTCTCCCGCTTTGATCACTGTCTATGGGATTTGCTGCTGCGACATAAAGCCGGGGAACTTAACTGCCGAATACCGCTGATAATCAGCAATCACGAAGACCTGAGGTATATCGCCGACTTTTACGGCATTGCTTATCAGTACGTCCCCAAGACCACGGAGAATAAGGCTGAGGCGGAACAGACAGAATTTGCCTTGCTTGATAATGCTGGCGTTGATTTCATCGTCATGGCCCGCTATATGCAGGTACTCAGTCCAGATTTCCTGAACCGGTACCACAACCGGGTCATCAATATCCACCACTCGTTCCTGCCGGCCTTCGAAGGCGCCAAGCCGTATCACAGGGCTTTTGAACGGGGGGTAAAAATCATCGGCGCCACGGCACATTTCGCCACCGTAGACCTGGATAAAGGGCCGATCATCCACCAGGCGACACTTCCGATATCCCACCAGGACACCGTGAATGACCTCATCACCAAAGGCCGGGATATAGAAAAAAGAGTTCTTTCGGATGGGGTAAAACTCTATATTGCCAACCGGGTCTTCGTCCATGGCAACCGGACGATTATTTTATAA
- a CDS encoding helix-turn-helix transcriptional regulator gives MKTRIKEFRARYDLTQEDLAEKVGITRQTLLYLEKGKYNPSLILAHRIALALNSTIDEVFILDETGAAD, from the coding sequence ATGAAAACACGTATCAAAGAATTCCGTGCCCGCTACGATCTCACCCAGGAGGATCTGGCGGAAAAGGTCGGTATAACACGACAAACTTTACTATATTTGGAGAAGGGCAAATATAATCCTTCCCTTATATTGGCGCACCGGATTGCCCTGGCGTTAAACTCAACCATCGATGAGGTCTTTATTTTAGATGAGACAGGGGCGGCAGACTAG
- a CDS encoding DUF6174 domain-containing protein, whose protein sequence is MRLSLLSLVIIVSLIAGCSLGKSPTQKELDAARILWDSVLIEDYQFQLRVSCFCPQEIVQPVLISVIDGVVTDRIYAETGVSVLSDYFNRADTVEKLFEIIQEAIDTQADSLTVTYDKQTGYPSSIIIDQIAQAVDEEIAYFVESFTILK, encoded by the coding sequence TTGAGACTATCATTACTGAGTCTGGTTATTATTGTGAGCCTGATAGCTGGTTGTAGTTTGGGGAAAAGTCCCACTCAGAAGGAACTGGATGCAGCCCGTATATTGTGGGATTCAGTATTGATCGAGGATTATCAATTCCAGTTGCGGGTTAGTTGTTTCTGCCCGCAGGAAATAGTCCAACCGGTATTGATCAGCGTGATTGATGGGGTGGTTACCGACCGGATTTATGCAGAAACAGGAGTGTCTGTTCTTTCAGATTATTTTAACCGCGCAGACACTGTTGAGAAGCTGTTTGAAATTATTCAGGAAGCGATTGACACCCAGGCCGACAGCTTGACGGTCACCTATGATAAGCAGACAGGGTATCCTTCGTCTATCATCATTGATCAGATAGCGCAGGCCGTTGATGAAGAAATTGCCTATTTTGTTGAGAGCTTCACCATTCTAAAATAG
- a CDS encoding valine--tRNA ligase, with product MTETPKAELPKAYEPSQVEDKWYSLWMERGYFKPDTNSTKQPFTIIMPPPNVTGELHLGHALTASLEDIMTRWHRMKGEPALWLPGVDHAGIAAQVVVERMLAKENKTKYDLGREEFTKRMWAWANSCRQTIRKQHMKLGASCDWDREVFTLDEGPSKAVRTTFKSLYDQGLIYRGERIINWCPRCHTAISDLEVDHKDLNGHLWHIKYPLADDPTRFVTVATTRPETMLGDVAVAVNPDDDRYKALVGKKLVLPLMNREIPIVADDIVDMTFGSGAVKTTPAHDQTDFDIAQRHNLPLINIFDQDAKLNGNAGKYAGMDRYAARKLVVEELAQLGLLVLVQDYAHSVGHCQRCTTVAEPTASRQWFVKMEPLAAPAIAAVKSGEIQILPERFNKVYLNWLENIRDWCISRQLWWGHRIPVWYCKDCGETIVAIEAPTTCHKCCSASVEQDPDVLDTWFSSGLWPHSTLGWPEDNADLNRFYPTSVMETGYDILFFWVARMITMGLHNTGKVPFRTVYLHGLIRDEKGEKMSKVKGNVLNPLTLIDQYGTDALRFGITTGNSPGNDIKLSLNRLEAGRNFANKLFNASRFVISYLNKIEPGTLQITELPAEDRWILSRLNRVIGQVNSFMEEFQFGEAERTIHDFIWGEFCDWYIELSKVRLQSDAGHSPLPVLLKVLDNSLRLLHPFMPFVTEEIWQHLRPYLGDTPDSIMIAAYPEADPAEIDAAAETFVDGLIEVVKAIRNVRAEHKVEAGRWIPAELHTGDLAAELAPYQPIIESLGRVRPLTISDDRVQAESDTERLVLVLRDAELVLPLSGMIDQEAESARAAKELAETESQVTRLSAMLSNEAFTAKAPPQVVAKERAKLEALEDKLKRLKGG from the coding sequence ATGACCGAAACCCCGAAAGCCGAACTCCCCAAGGCCTATGAACCCTCCCAGGTGGAAGACAAGTGGTACAGCCTCTGGATGGAGCGGGGCTACTTCAAACCCGATACTAATTCCACTAAACAGCCGTTTACGATAATCATGCCGCCGCCAAACGTCACCGGCGAGCTGCATCTGGGGCATGCCCTGACCGCTTCGCTGGAAGATATCATGACCCGCTGGCACCGCATGAAAGGCGAACCGGCTTTGTGGCTGCCCGGGGTTGACCACGCCGGCATTGCCGCCCAGGTAGTGGTGGAGCGCATGCTGGCCAAAGAAAACAAAACTAAGTACGACCTGGGCCGGGAAGAGTTCACCAAACGCATGTGGGCGTGGGCTAATTCCTGCCGGCAGACTATCCGCAAACAACATATGAAACTGGGCGCCTCCTGCGACTGGGACCGGGAGGTCTTTACGCTGGACGAGGGTCCTTCCAAAGCCGTACGCACTACTTTCAAGAGCCTGTACGATCAGGGCTTAATTTACCGCGGCGAGCGCATCATCAACTGGTGCCCCCGCTGTCATACCGCCATATCCGACCTGGAAGTGGACCACAAAGACCTGAACGGGCACCTGTGGCACATTAAATACCCGCTCGCAGATGACCCGACCCGGTTCGTCACCGTGGCCACCACCCGCCCTGAAACCATGCTGGGCGACGTGGCCGTGGCGGTTAATCCCGATGATGACCGCTATAAAGCCCTGGTCGGCAAAAAGCTGGTTCTGCCGCTGATGAACCGGGAAATCCCCATCGTGGCGGATGATATCGTAGATATGACCTTCGGTTCCGGCGCCGTCAAGACCACGCCGGCGCACGACCAGACCGACTTTGACATCGCCCAGCGGCATAATCTGCCGCTGATCAATATTTTTGATCAGGACGCCAAACTCAACGGCAACGCCGGCAAGTATGCCGGCATGGACCGCTACGCTGCCCGCAAACTGGTGGTGGAAGAACTGGCTCAACTGGGACTGCTGGTCCTGGTTCAGGATTATGCCCACTCCGTGGGTCACTGTCAGCGCTGCACCACGGTTGCCGAGCCGACCGCCTCTCGTCAGTGGTTCGTCAAAATGGAACCGCTGGCCGCACCGGCCATTGCGGCAGTCAAATCCGGGGAAATCCAGATACTGCCGGAACGTTTCAACAAAGTCTATCTCAACTGGCTGGAGAACATCCGCGACTGGTGTATTTCCCGCCAGCTCTGGTGGGGTCACCGGATTCCCGTCTGGTACTGCAAAGATTGCGGTGAGACCATTGTGGCGATTGAGGCGCCCACCACCTGCCATAAATGCTGTTCGGCCAGTGTTGAACAGGACCCCGATGTGCTGGACACCTGGTTCTCGTCAGGCCTCTGGCCGCACTCCACACTGGGTTGGCCGGAGGATAACGCCGACCTGAACCGCTTTTACCCCACCAGCGTCATGGAGACCGGCTACGACATCCTGTTCTTCTGGGTGGCCCGCATGATCACCATGGGGTTGCACAACACCGGCAAGGTTCCTTTCCGCACCGTCTATCTGCACGGCCTCATCCGGGATGAAAAAGGCGAGAAGATGAGCAAGGTTAAAGGGAATGTGCTGAATCCGCTGACGCTGATTGACCAGTACGGCACTGACGCCCTGCGTTTCGGCATTACCACCGGCAATTCACCCGGCAATGATATTAAGCTGTCGCTCAACCGTCTGGAGGCCGGACGCAATTTCGCCAACAAACTATTCAATGCTTCCCGTTTTGTCATCAGTTACCTCAACAAAATAGAACCCGGTACGCTCCAAATCACCGAACTGCCGGCTGAAGACCGCTGGATACTCTCCCGTCTGAACCGGGTTATCGGCCAGGTCAACTCCTTCATGGAGGAATTCCAGTTCGGCGAGGCGGAGCGGACTATCCATGATTTCATCTGGGGCGAGTTCTGCGACTGGTATATTGAGCTGTCCAAGGTCCGCTTGCAGTCCGATGCCGGCCATTCCCCGTTGCCGGTGCTGCTGAAGGTGCTGGATAATTCCCTCCGGCTGCTGCACCCCTTCATGCCCTTTGTGACCGAAGAAATCTGGCAGCACCTGCGGCCATACCTCGGTGATACGCCGGATTCCATCATGATTGCCGCCTATCCGGAAGCCGACCCGGCGGAAATTGATGCCGCCGCCGAGACCTTCGTGGACGGCCTGATTGAGGTGGTCAAAGCTATCCGCAACGTCCGCGCCGAACACAAGGTGGAAGCCGGCCGCTGGATACCGGCCGAACTTCACACCGGCGACCTGGCGGCGGAGCTGGCACCCTACCAGCCCATTATTGAAAGCCTGGGCCGGGTCAGGCCGTTGACGATCAGCGATGACCGTGTTCAAGCCGAGAGCGACACTGAACGGCTGGTGCTGGTACTGCGGGACGCCGAACTGGTACTGCCGTTGTCCGGTATGATTGACCAGGAAGCCGAGAGCGCCCGCGCCGCTAAGGAACTGGCCGAGACCGAGTCTCAGGTGACCCGGCTGTCGGCCATGCTCAGCAACGAAGCCTTTACCGCCAAAGCCCCGCCCCAGGTGGTCGCCAAGGAACGCGCCAAGCTGGAGGCGCTGGAGGATAAACTCAAGCGGCTGAAGGGTGGGTAG
- a CDS encoding aminotransferase class I/II-fold pyridoxal phosphate-dependent enzyme produces the protein MSIEADLEYSRTSKRVKAIKPSGIRKFFDLLSGMEGAISLGVGEPDYTTPWHIREAAIFALEHGRTMYTSNSGTPELRREIAAYLNRIHELDYDWKSEILVTVGVSEALDLATRAILDPGDEVIVPDPCYVSYASCITLAGGVPVSVPTYEDQSFEINPMDVARYITPKTKAILLGFPANPTGAVMPANKLSEIAILAERHNLIVISDEIYNRLTYGVTVPSFASMPGMKERTVLLNGVSKCYSMTGWRIGYAAGPQEIIAAMTKIHQYSMLCASSMGQAAAMEALKNGEEDIQAMVEDYNRRRMVMVSGFNSLGLSCFDPRGAFYAFPSVKSTGLSSDEFAERLLKEEKVAAVPGTAFGEQGEGYLRCCYATSMSQIEEALERIKRFLSRL, from the coding sequence ATGTCAATTGAAGCTGATTTAGAATACTCAAGAACCTCAAAGCGCGTTAAGGCGATCAAACCTTCCGGAATCCGGAAGTTTTTTGACCTTCTTTCCGGCATGGAGGGCGCTATTTCACTTGGCGTCGGGGAACCGGATTATACAACCCCCTGGCACATTCGGGAAGCCGCTATTTTTGCCCTGGAGCATGGGCGCACCATGTACACCAGCAATTCAGGTACACCGGAGCTGAGGCGAGAGATTGCTGCCTACCTGAACCGGATCCATGAACTTGATTATGATTGGAAAAGCGAGATTCTGGTGACGGTTGGAGTAAGTGAAGCTCTGGATCTGGCCACCCGCGCTATTCTGGATCCCGGCGATGAAGTTATTGTGCCTGATCCCTGTTATGTGTCCTATGCATCCTGTATCACGCTGGCTGGAGGGGTGCCGGTATCGGTGCCGACCTACGAAGATCAATCATTTGAGATTAATCCCATGGATGTTGCCCGCTACATTACCCCCAAGACCAAGGCCATATTATTAGGCTTTCCGGCCAATCCTACCGGGGCGGTTATGCCGGCGAATAAACTATCCGAAATCGCTATTCTGGCCGAACGCCACAACCTCATCGTCATTTCCGATGAGATCTATAACCGCCTGACCTACGGGGTCACCGTGCCATCATTCGCCAGTATGCCGGGAATGAAAGAGCGAACGGTTCTGCTTAATGGCGTCTCCAAATGCTATTCCATGACCGGCTGGCGTATCGGTTATGCGGCCGGCCCACAGGAAATCATTGCTGCCATGACCAAGATTCACCAGTATTCCATGCTTTGCGCCTCCTCAATGGGGCAGGCAGCCGCCATGGAGGCGCTTAAGAACGGTGAGGAAGATATCCAGGCAATGGTGGAGGACTATAACCGCCGGCGCATGGTCATGGTGTCCGGTTTTAACTCCCTTGGATTGTCCTGTTTTGATCCGCGAGGCGCTTTCTATGCTTTCCCGTCCGTCAAAAGCACCGGCTTGTCTTCAGATGAATTCGCTGAACGTTTGTTAAAAGAAGAAAAGGTCGCCGCGGTACCGGGCACTGCTTTCGGTGAACAAGGTGAGGGTTACCTCCGCTGCTGTTATGCCACCTCGATGTCCCAGATTGAGGAAGCCTTGGAACGGATCAAGAGATTCCTAAGTCGCTTGTAG
- the thyX gene encoding FAD-dependent thymidylate synthase, with protein sequence MTEQYDIEVRLLAVTPHGEDLTEQAGRLCYASGDKQGTSERWLQARIKQGHESLLEHASASFYIRASRALTHELVRHRIASYSQRSQRYVKESEADFITPPELTAFEGAAEVYEASMKDAWDAYRKLLNAGVKPEIARYVLPNACATEIICSWNFREIRHIVKLRSGPAALPEMRAVANAIKDIMKAEAPKIFGDLE encoded by the coding sequence ATGACTGAACAGTACGATATTGAAGTTAGATTGCTGGCCGTTACGCCCCACGGGGAAGACCTCACCGAGCAGGCCGGACGTTTGTGTTATGCCAGCGGTGATAAACAGGGTACCAGTGAGCGCTGGCTGCAGGCCAGAATTAAGCAGGGGCACGAGAGCCTGCTGGAGCACGCGTCAGCATCGTTCTATATCCGGGCTTCACGGGCGCTGACCCATGAACTGGTGAGGCACCGTATTGCCAGCTATTCTCAGCGGAGCCAGCGGTATGTCAAGGAGTCGGAAGCGGATTTTATTACTCCTCCGGAGCTGACGGCGTTTGAAGGGGCGGCTGAGGTCTATGAAGCATCAATGAAGGACGCCTGGGATGCCTACCGCAAGTTACTGAATGCCGGGGTCAAACCGGAAATCGCCCGTTACGTGCTGCCGAATGCCTGTGCCACGGAGATTATCTGCTCCTGGAATTTCCGGGAAATCCGCCATATCGTTAAACTGCGCTCCGGACCGGCGGCGCTCCCGGAAATGCGCGCCGTGGCCAATGCCATCAAGGACATAATGAAAGCCGAAGCGCCCAAGATATTCGGTGATCTGGAATAA